In a genomic window of Aggregatimonas sangjinii:
- a CDS encoding outer membrane beta-barrel family protein yields MRGLWFSLCSLVGTLVCAQNTYDISGNITDDQNQLVSIGDALLFPIANDTLVAYTSIIDGAFLMPNIPEGSYRLRVSCLGFEDVEQNLVVTGNLVVSIQLVAHTTNLEAVEVVAARPVTTNENGNLKIDVTNPVFSAIPDPMELLSRLPNLQVSPDWASVTILGKGTPLVYLGNQRISMEEFNALTVDDISTIEIIRNPSAKYEANGRAVLLITRKSNLSEGFRLNLSETLSFKRNFNNYSNINGSYHSGKVTLKANFAYNDLLQWESHQFEFGIPDADIFSDYLILVDRNDRIELNGGGGLFYQINDTDYFSANTTFRSQTNDVIIATDTFLRQGSEQDDILTETNNQNNKRFGSANLNYARKLNTKTNVFAGIQYSSYEQRLDTEIANNYNTTAFDISQLREQRYRINVLTYRMDFDKKLTNDLKWEFGANNSIARANAQTNIQFLETASNLEIDYDYSESTIAAYTTLSGELGEKVQFNGGLRVENNTVKGEEEAENIPLVNRRSTNLFPKANLTVELDSTKHLTFNYGKSIDRPNYSSASSIQIFFNPFLEGEGNVNLLPTVTEDLSAVFQFGNNSLSIEYFKRKNPIYYTIGYTIGEERAVFSLKNLERESGLDINFNFPITKGIWTSTNAVSLSRRRIQDATASGKPVKPYVYFYTDHQFKIGKETTVSFGAWGLTKRSEGIFERNAMVVWNAALTKTFFKNWNCALRFNDITRAMNYEESYAINGVVADGVYFVDAQEVALSIKYTFGNSKDHDYNNKEVDENLDRIK; encoded by the coding sequence ATGCGCGGATTGTGGTTTTCATTATGTTCTCTTGTTGGCACATTGGTATGCGCTCAAAACACCTACGATATTTCCGGAAACATTACCGATGATCAAAACCAACTTGTTTCCATTGGGGACGCCCTATTGTTTCCTATTGCAAATGATACGCTCGTAGCCTATACTTCCATAATCGATGGGGCTTTCTTGATGCCGAATATTCCTGAAGGCAGTTATCGTTTGCGGGTCTCTTGTTTGGGCTTCGAAGATGTCGAGCAGAATTTGGTAGTAACGGGAAATTTGGTTGTATCCATCCAACTTGTAGCGCATACCACTAATTTGGAAGCTGTTGAGGTGGTCGCTGCAAGACCAGTGACCACCAATGAAAATGGAAATCTCAAAATAGATGTGACCAATCCCGTCTTTTCAGCCATTCCGGATCCCATGGAATTGCTATCGCGCTTACCCAATTTACAGGTGAGTCCGGACTGGGCCTCGGTAACGATCTTGGGCAAGGGAACACCCTTGGTTTATCTAGGAAACCAGCGCATATCCATGGAAGAATTCAATGCTCTTACCGTAGATGATATTAGTACTATCGAAATCATAAGAAACCCATCTGCCAAATATGAGGCGAATGGAAGAGCGGTGCTATTGATAACGAGAAAATCCAACCTATCGGAGGGGTTTCGACTGAACTTATCGGAGACTTTGTCCTTTAAGCGGAATTTCAATAATTACAGTAACATCAATGGTAGTTATCATTCCGGAAAAGTGACCTTAAAGGCCAATTTTGCCTATAATGACCTGTTGCAATGGGAAAGCCATCAATTCGAATTCGGGATACCGGATGCCGATATCTTTTCCGACTACCTCATTCTGGTCGATCGTAATGACAGAATAGAATTAAATGGGGGCGGGGGACTTTTTTATCAAATAAACGATACGGACTATTTTTCCGCGAATACCACCTTCCGATCACAGACCAATGATGTGATTATCGCTACAGATACTTTTTTGAGGCAAGGCAGCGAACAAGACGATATCCTAACGGAAACGAACAACCAGAACAACAAAAGATTTGGCAGCGCTAATCTGAACTACGCCAGAAAGTTGAATACCAAGACGAACGTCTTTGCAGGAATACAATACTCTTCCTATGAACAGCGCTTGGATACTGAAATTGCTAACAACTATAATACTACTGCTTTCGACATTTCCCAATTGCGAGAACAACGCTACCGTATCAATGTACTGACATACCGCATGGATTTTGATAAAAAACTCACAAATGATTTGAAGTGGGAATTTGGTGCCAATAATAGCATTGCCAGGGCAAACGCCCAGACCAATATCCAATTTCTTGAAACAGCCTCGAATCTCGAAATTGATTACGATTATTCCGAAAGCACCATTGCGGCATACACCACACTATCGGGAGAACTTGGTGAAAAAGTACAGTTCAACGGGGGTTTACGGGTAGAAAACAATACGGTAAAAGGGGAGGAGGAAGCAGAGAATATACCATTGGTGAATCGACGAAGTACTAATTTATTTCCCAAAGCGAACCTTACGGTCGAACTCGATAGTACAAAGCATTTGACCTTCAATTATGGTAAAAGTATTGATCGACCCAATTATTCCAGTGCAAGTTCGATACAGATTTTTTTTAACCCTTTTTTGGAAGGTGAGGGGAATGTGAATTTGCTGCCAACGGTGACTGAGGATTTATCTGCGGTATTTCAATTTGGAAATAATTCCCTTTCAATAGAGTACTTTAAACGTAAAAATCCTATTTACTACACAATAGGCTATACCATCGGGGAGGAAAGGGCCGTTTTTTCCCTTAAGAACCTCGAGCGGGAGTCTGGTCTCGATATCAATTTTAATTTTCCAATAACCAAGGGCATATGGACCTCTACAAATGCGGTTTCCTTGTCCAGAAGACGTATCCAAGATGCTACGGCCTCGGGAAAACCGGTTAAGCCCTATGTATATTTCTATACCGATCATCAATTTAAAATAGGAAAGGAAACAACGGTATCATTTGGGGCTTGGGGATTGACGAAACGTTCAGAAGGAATTTTTGAACGCAATGCAATGGTCGTATGGAATGCTGCACTAACCAAAACATTTTTTAAAAACTGGAATTGCGCTCTGCGATTCAATGATATCACGAGGGCGATGAATTATGAGGAAAGCTATGCAATCAATGGGGTCGTTGCAGATGGTGTATACTTTGTCGATGCCCAAGAGGTTGCCCTTTCTATTAAGTATACCTTTGGAAACAGTAAAGACCATGATTACAATAACAAAGAGGTCGACGAAAACCTGGATCGGATCAAATAG
- a CDS encoding M20/M25/M40 family metallo-hydrolase: MLLIGQQVQKLDELSSAYAKQSFPMLQELLSIPNDAFFPKDIEKNISWCESNFRARGFTLERLATETVPLLLAERKHPKAKQTVLIYLQLDGQPVDSTRWFQGNPYTPVLKEKVADAWQELPWDNIADYDDDWRVFARSASDAKGPVAMFLTALDAIAAEGIVPNFNIKVIMDFEEELGSPQLPKAVLENQEALKADMLIIFDGPRHISNKPTLTFGARGIATITLTTYGPVVPQHSGHFGNYAPNPALRLAKLLASMKDEGGRVTIPGFYDGISIDTDTEKILKSVPDNESEIKNRLQIAATDEVGRYYQEAIQYPSLNIRGMQSGWIDEKVRTIIPGWARAEIDVRLVLESDPERLINLIRDHIENEGYLVIDREPTKEERLAHAKIASFTSEISYQSFRTDFDSEVGIWLTNALENAFGEEPIRIRMSGGSIPISPFVNTLGIPAVTVPTVNRDNNQHSPNENLRLGNYREGIKTMIAILGEKL; encoded by the coding sequence ATGCTCCTCATTGGCCAACAGGTTCAAAAGCTTGATGAGCTCTCCTCTGCCTACGCGAAACAATCGTTTCCGATGCTACAGGAGCTTTTAAGCATTCCGAACGATGCTTTTTTCCCAAAGGACATTGAAAAAAATATAAGTTGGTGCGAAAGCAACTTTAGGGCACGTGGTTTTACTTTAGAACGACTCGCTACCGAAACGGTTCCACTGCTGCTGGCCGAGCGAAAGCACCCAAAAGCAAAACAAACAGTGCTTATCTATTTACAATTGGATGGGCAACCCGTCGATAGTACACGATGGTTTCAAGGTAATCCGTATACACCCGTTCTCAAGGAAAAGGTTGCCGACGCATGGCAAGAATTGCCCTGGGATAATATTGCGGATTACGATGACGATTGGCGGGTTTTTGCACGATCGGCAAGTGACGCCAAGGGTCCGGTTGCCATGTTTTTGACAGCTTTGGACGCCATAGCGGCGGAGGGAATAGTCCCCAATTTCAATATAAAGGTCATTATGGACTTTGAGGAGGAATTGGGGTCTCCGCAATTACCCAAAGCCGTTTTGGAAAATCAGGAGGCCCTCAAGGCCGATATGCTCATTATCTTCGATGGCCCAAGACATATAAGCAATAAGCCTACGCTTACCTTTGGGGCGCGGGGTATCGCTACCATAACCTTGACCACCTATGGCCCCGTGGTACCACAACATAGTGGACATTTCGGGAACTATGCCCCCAATCCAGCTTTGCGATTGGCTAAGCTTTTGGCCTCGATGAAAGATGAGGGTGGTCGCGTGACCATTCCCGGATTCTATGATGGTATTTCTATTGATACCGACACCGAGAAAATATTGAAATCGGTTCCCGATAACGAATCGGAAATCAAAAATCGTCTTCAAATTGCTGCCACTGACGAGGTGGGGCGCTATTATCAAGAAGCGATCCAATACCCTTCCTTGAATATTCGCGGCATGCAGTCGGGGTGGATCGACGAAAAAGTGCGGACGATTATCCCAGGCTGGGCACGTGCGGAAATCGATGTGCGCTTGGTACTGGAGTCGGACCCAGAACGACTGATCAATCTCATCCGGGACCACATTGAAAACGAAGGCTATTTGGTTATCGACCGCGAACCTACCAAGGAGGAAAGGTTGGCACATGCCAAAATCGCCTCTTTTACTTCTGAAATCTCCTACCAATCGTTTCGTACCGATTTCGATTCCGAGGTGGGAATCTGGTTAACGAACGCTCTTGAAAACGCCTTTGGCGAAGAACCCATTCGTATTCGAATGAGTGGGGGTTCCATTCCGATTTCTCCATTTGTGAACACACTGGGTATTCCTGCGGTTACCGTTCCCACCGTAAACCGCGACAACAATCAACATAGCCCTAATGAAAATCTTAGATTGGGAAATTATCGGGAAGGCATCAAAACCATGATCGCGATTTTAGGGGAGAAATTATAA
- the gldA gene encoding gliding motility-associated ABC transporter ATP-binding subunit GldA has product MSITVKNITKTFGTQKALDNVSFALHKGEIVGFLGPNGAGKSTMMKILTTYHQADVGEAHVNSFDVRNDIKNVQKSIGYLPEHNPLYLDMYVKEYLGFNADVYKTERSRIPEVIEQTGLTPEAHKKIGQLSKGYRQRVGLAAALLHDPEVLILDEPTTGLDPNQLLEIRKLIREIGKEKTILLSTHIMKEVEAVCDRVLIINKGILVADRKLADLREADEQIIEVEFDYRVEEAFLYKLPHVTHVKNVAGFVYEITFNTSKDMRSSVFDFAHDNQLKTLQLSSKNKNLESLFSELTQ; this is encoded by the coding sequence ATGTCCATTACCGTCAAAAACATTACCAAAACTTTTGGCACCCAAAAAGCCCTCGATAATGTCTCCTTTGCATTGCATAAAGGTGAAATCGTAGGTTTTTTAGGTCCAAATGGTGCGGGGAAATCGACCATGATGAAAATTTTGACCACGTACCATCAAGCCGATGTCGGAGAGGCCCATGTCAATTCCTTTGATGTACGAAACGATATCAAGAACGTACAGAAAAGCATTGGCTACTTACCGGAACATAATCCTCTTTATCTGGACATGTACGTGAAGGAATACTTAGGCTTTAATGCCGATGTGTACAAAACGGAGCGCTCCCGTATTCCGGAGGTAATCGAACAAACCGGACTCACACCCGAGGCGCATAAGAAAATCGGACAGCTCTCGAAAGGGTATCGCCAACGGGTAGGTTTGGCTGCGGCGTTACTGCACGATCCTGAAGTATTGATTCTGGACGAGCCGACCACAGGACTCGACCCGAATCAGTTGCTCGAAATCAGAAAACTCATTCGGGAAATCGGGAAGGAGAAAACAATACTACTGTCTACCCATATCATGAAAGAAGTCGAGGCCGTTTGTGATCGCGTATTGATTATCAATAAAGGGATTTTGGTGGCGGATAGAAAGTTGGCGGACCTGCGAGAGGCCGATGAACAAATTATCGAAGTGGAATTCGATTATCGCGTCGAGGAGGCTTTTTTATATAAATTACCACACGTGACCCATGTAAAAAACGTGGCGGGGTTCGTTTATGAAATTACCTTCAATACTTCGAAAGACATGCGTTCCAGCGTATTTGATTTTGCGCACGATAACCAATTGAAGACGCTTCAGCTCAGCAGTAAAAATAAAAATCTGGAGAGTTTGTTTTCAGAGCTCACGCAATAG
- a CDS encoding prephenate dehydratase, whose amino-acid sequence MRLKVAIQGIKGSNHHQVAREYFDDDTELLECMSFDALVESLLNGTADKGVMAIENSIAGSIIPNYNLIYHNKLHVIGEHYLHINHNLMVLKGSAIADLSEVRSHPMALLQCKEFFRNYPQIKLVEDADTAEPAKRIQEEQLAHVAAIAPQVAAELYGLDIVAPNIQTIQNNATRFIIVQTKNKLVAQMDEKFSEDGVNKASVRFITDHKRGSLAAMLNVMSDCNLNLTKIQSLPIIETPWKYAFFVDITFEGFANFEKAKSLLNIMSEDFKVLGEYKNARL is encoded by the coding sequence ATGCGATTAAAAGTAGCCATCCAGGGAATCAAAGGTTCGAACCATCATCAGGTGGCGCGGGAATACTTTGATGATGATACCGAATTGCTCGAATGCATGTCATTCGATGCTTTGGTGGAAAGTCTATTGAACGGCACAGCCGACAAGGGCGTGATGGCGATCGAGAACTCCATTGCAGGTTCGATCATTCCCAATTACAATTTGATCTATCACAATAAGTTGCATGTAATCGGGGAACACTACTTGCACATCAACCACAACCTGATGGTCCTCAAGGGAAGTGCTATCGCAGATCTTTCGGAGGTGCGGTCACATCCTATGGCCTTATTGCAATGCAAGGAGTTCTTTAGAAATTATCCGCAAATAAAATTGGTCGAAGACGCCGACACTGCTGAGCCGGCAAAGCGCATACAAGAGGAACAACTGGCCCATGTTGCGGCCATAGCCCCCCAAGTTGCGGCGGAGCTTTATGGGTTGGACATCGTAGCGCCCAACATACAGACGATACAAAATAACGCGACCCGCTTTATCATTGTACAAACAAAAAACAAGCTGGTCGCGCAGATGGACGAGAAGTTTTCGGAAGACGGGGTCAACAAGGCCTCCGTACGCTTTATAACAGACCATAAACGCGGTAGTTTGGCGGCCATGCTCAACGTTATGAGCGATTGCAATTTGAACTTGACGAAGATCCAGAGTCTTCCAATTATCGAAACACCTTGGAAATACGCCTTCTTTGTGGATATCACTTTTGAAGGTTTTGCCAATTTTGAAAAGGCGAAATCATTGCTGAACATCATGTCGGAAGACTTTAAAGTGCTTGGGGAATATAAAAATGCCAGATTATGA